One Podarcis muralis chromosome 1, rPodMur119.hap1.1, whole genome shotgun sequence genomic window carries:
- the ZSWIM2 gene encoding E3 ubiquitin-protein ligase ZSWIM2 isoform X2 → MGTSLRWPAVFKERRLGSTPLMSRRRLSAPPGLSRRQDQALSGTMRLVFLGNPHSCSCSIFVKEKDLCKHICWLLLKKFKLPRDHEYALQLGLVEREINQVLQGLQVAPQLKLSANSTKELQTADDGYIKQKQIDDEDVCPICQDKLLKRMLPVTYCRFGCGNNIHIVCMKIWADHQIELEKDSLVKCPLCREDFAPLKLILEEFRNSKRLITVAEKQHLDRHLGIPCNNCRVCPIEGNCYKCTECSEYHLCHGCFRRFCHPSHSFAFREKRNQRWRSVEPVTQLSTSENLQSFNPENSKEEKHRDNCIPEGIINSLPTVLVGKCSSLLDPGLQCRLCLKIFHLGQMTRFLPCNHKFHRKCIDHWLHKENACPIDGHIVYNPLTWENVRSKGEVTPIMSQAKNKFTKQDEQELFIPGTGLLVKQMKPGHVLEKSQSQIQVRCKKKNNSECEESLTQNGFNCTCTRSSASSQHSTQKIRNLKFSRYARGLSLIPKPHADVFTQEAIGTALRGLSVTRNAF, encoded by the exons GTTTTTCTGGGGAATCCTCACTCGTGCAGCTGCTCAATATTTGTGAAAGAAAAGGATCTTTGTAAACATATCTGCTG gttaTTGTTGAAAAAATTCAAACTTCCCAGAGACCATGAAT ATGCTCTACAGTTGGGTCTTGTGGAAAGAGAAATTAACCAAGTGCTTCAGGGTCTACAAGTTGCTCCCCAACTAAAGCTATCTGCTAATTCCACCAAGGAGCTGCAAACAGCTGATGATGGGtacattaaacaaaaacaaattgatgATGAGGATGTGTGCCCTATTTGCCAGGACAAGCTGCTGAAGAGAATGCTTCCTGTCACTTACTGCAG GTTTGGTTGTGGCAACAACATACACATAGTATGTATGAAGATCTGGGCTGATCATCAGATAGAGttagaaaaagattctttggTGAAGTGTCCCCTGTGTAGGGAAGATTTTGCACCGTTGAAACTTATATTGGAAGAATTCAGAAACAGCAAAAGACTCATCACTGTAGCAGAGAAGCAGCATCTTGACAGACATCTTGGAATCCCGTGCAATAATTGCAGGGTATGTCCCATTGAAGGCAATTGTTACAA GTGCACCGAGTGTAGTGAATATCACCTATGCCATGGATGTTTTAGAAGATTTTGTCATCCTTCACATAGCTTTGCTTTTCGTGAG AAAAGGAATCAGAGATGGAGGTCAGTTGAACCAGTAACACAACTATCAACTTCAGAAAATCTGCAGAGTTTTAATCCAGAGAACTCTAAAGAGGAAAAACACAGGGATAA CTGCATACCAGAGGGTATAATAAACTCATTACCTACTGTGCTGGTTGGAAAATGTAGCAGTTTACTTGATCCAGGCTTGCAATGTAGACTCTGCTTGAAGATCTTTCACCTTGGCCAAATGACAAGATTCTTGCCGTGTAATCACAAG tttcATAGGAAATGCATTGACCATTGGTTGCACAAAGAAAATGCCTGCCCTATTGACGGACACATTGTGTATAATCCATTAACCTGGGAGAATGTACGAAGCAAAGGCGAAGTAACCCCAATTATGTCTCAAGCAAAGAATAAGTTTACAAAGCAGGATGAGCAGGAGCTTTTTATACCAGGGACAGGATTGCTTGTCAAGCAAATGAAACCTGGCCATGTTCTTGAGAAGTCTCAAAGTCAAATTCAAGTGCGttgtaagaagaaaaataattcagAATGTGAAGAGAGTCTAACACAGAATGGCTTCAACTGTACTTGTACAAGAAGCTCTGCTTCTAGCCAGCACAGTACTCAGAAAATCAGAAATTTGAAGTTTTCTAGATATGCTAGGGGTTTGTCTCTTATTCCAAAGCCTCATGCTGATGTGTTTACACAGGAGGCAATTGGCACTGCCTTGAGAGGTTTATCTGTAACTCGAAATGCCTTTTAA